The following nucleotide sequence is from Glycine max cultivar Williams 82 chromosome 9, Glycine_max_v4.0, whole genome shotgun sequence.
acttaacattgttaaaaaaaatcaacttttaaaatatgaatgcGAGTATTATAGGATCCTCTgttaaaatatagaataaatgACACATTGTTTCCTAAGAAATGAGAGTGTTACAATTATCTCTTcttatagtaaaataaaatgtatagtTTACTCCATTTAATTTAATACCACTAATAAATGTTCTTTAAaagagtttaaaaaatattttaattaaaaatactaaaataaataagcattattttttttttcaataattacattttatttattaatacatttttaatatgtagagattcatttaaaaagtttttttaagagactcatttaaaaagttatatatttaatatcatatattatcattaaattaattaaatttaataaatatatttaatttagaaaaagtaggatatgtattaattatgtaaataatttttacattattatccaATTAGAAAccatcaaatataatataagcGGATTGATTTTGATAATAACTATAGATAAGATCATACTCATTAAACTTTTACACTAAATGATCTTAAAAGTAATACCAAAGATAATTTTCTAATTCACTGacaatataaaaacttttataatatcatactaaaatcattaaaatttatatttaataaatgtaattttttatattattattaaaaatagtggtatatattatatttaataatataataactaatgctataaaatatcatttatttatatatttatataaatattatattaatagcaTTAATTTAATACTACCTTAATACTTGggtgttaattttattttacttacatCTATATAAAGAttagattttaagaaaaaaatgataaatattaaattttaaaaattatttttggtttaatttcaTTCCTCACTCTAAACGAAAGTATGTAAACAAACTAtagcttaaatattttttaaggtaaTTTCCGTTAATGCACTCCTTATAAGACGAACATACACTCACGAatgtttttactttaatttgttaaaagGGACGGCAACAGAGCTGTCCATTCTCTTGCTTCTTTAGCTTTCGATATTATTGAACAGTACTAAGCAGAAGAGGTGTCTCATCAATTGGACCTCATCATTCAGAATGATGTATCTAGTTTTGTTTCCGATGATTAATAGAAACCCAGACTTTTcataaaaaatcctaaaaaaaagTGGACACATGTTAACAAACTTCATAATTAATTGCTAATGTGCAcatttatcttttagaaaattaCATCTTGAGTGTATTTTAAGATGAtagattataattttgtttagaaGATAATCATAAATTACTCTCTGATCATATCTACTTCTCTTTGGTGTGCTTTGGTCGTCAGAACCTGACTGTTTCTGGCTGTTTTTCATCTGCACGGTTCATTTTTGTTGTCATTTTCTTCTAATTGTTGGCACTGTTTTCAGTCCATTTATCACAAATGTGGCTGgctcattataaaaataataaaaaaaggagtCATACGCAGATTCTATCTACTCAAACAAGTACCTATTGTTTTGGCTTGAAGTCCTTCCTCAAAAGTAGTGCTTAGTTTGGTATGGTTTTGAATGTCACCAAAGTCCACCACTCTCCTATCTGCTTGCAAAGTCCCATTTTTGTGATTATTAATACCAATATGCTtccaattaattatataattgatcttttaattatattttaaggatctctcaattatttaaaattttaattaagtcatttaattatttaaaacactataattatatcctttttataatgaaatatataaatttttatattttttaataattgaggaATCTAGttgaacttttttaaaattaattaaaatatttgattgaattttttaataattgatgtatctaattaaactttttaaaataattaaaataactcattgaacattttaataattgagtaacccaattaaattgttaattataattaaaagaaaacttatATAATTAAGTCTTATGCCTATTGCTAAGAATTAGCAGGAGGATATGATCCTAAAGAGAAACTAGGCCAGGGGTGGAGCTAAATTATTTAAGTTGGGGTGGCCAAAttaaagaagatttttttttgtatttttattatttttaattttttaaatatttatcaatcattactttataaatttataattaaaatatttaaggtCACATGCCagacaattttataaatacgattggttaaaaaaagtaaatcaaagttttaaattttgtagaCACTTACTCACATGTTTTACATATTAAAACATGTTTgcttaatttaaaaagtaattctAGTTTAACTAATAAcatcacaattaaaaaatatttgcaagCCGCACTACAATACAtgtatacttaaaaaaaacttatttcttcGTATCTCAAGAGATTTCAAGcataaaattactattttaagtAACAATTTAATGCATTATTGTTCTTATTGTTTTcctcttcatatatatatatttatttatattattatattgtaaatttttgtttataaaaaacatAGCCGTGAGAGATTTATCATATACAATTACAATATTGAGCAAACTTTCATAAATTCTTTTATCTATTCTAAAAGAAAGTCCAATATAGACACTAGACTACTATACTATAGAATGACAAAACGTCTTTAAAATAGTCAAACAAAATGTTAGAAGTTaatgaaaaaatgttagaaattacttaaaaaaacttattgattaaatagtcaaataatttttttagtcagtAAAATAAGCTACAAGCTAGTTAAAATGACTTTTTActatattcaataaaattaaaatgaaaaattagttagaagttaaaaaattaggtgaaagctaaaaaaattaacttattaaattataaatattcgataaaataactaaaaaatataaaatgacataaaacaaacaaaatgttttatttaaaaaatattaaaaaatttgataaatataataaagattaaaataaaagaaaaaaagctagaagtcaatgtttaaaaaaactaattgaaacgttgttaaacataattatttgtaaagttcaagatgacattaattatttttttgtcaattatacttttttttacttaaactttttttgtcaattatacactttctttttacttaacctttaattaatttatacatgcgtagagtataaatgaaaaaaaattaaataaaaaatctcacaattattttattaaaataagaaaattggttatattttttggtttctaTTTAGAAACCTCgaaagacaaacaaaaataaacacagagtataagaaatatattagccttttcaaataaattaattgctaatttttttatatttttattttattctaaagtTTATTAATGAGATAATCAcacatttttaatgaaaatgaatACATGTACTGAACTACTGACAatataagttatatttattagttaaaaaattatcccttaaaatatgtaatactaagtaatttcattaaatacaaccacttattttaattatttaattttatggatatttctgaaacaaaatttaaatttgtgatattattaattaacattaattaatttaattatttttagggtCTTATGAGTTAaatgtttgtttattatatttaggaTCGAAGATAAGGAGTTTTAGagagtatgattttttttactgcattagagagtatttttttttggtagaaaGACCGCATTAGAGAGAATGATTAAAAGCTTAtagatctaaaaaaaaaagcttatagATTATTTCCGtttgtttccttattttatCCTCAACAgttgattaatttaaatttataattattgtaaattattttatatcaattgttttgtaattttattataaaaaactaattattttagttaattcaaacaaaaaaataccttaaaaatatttttttatccaatatatctaaatataaaacttattttactccaaaaattaaatcactaataaattattaaaataatttccaaaaataattcCATCCAATATTATACTACTTATTATTTTACCATTAAACTTGTGCTAGTAACCTTCAAGGTAAGGCTAaatttccctaaaaaaaaaaaaatccttcaaggTAAGGTTCCATCATTCAATGTCCATATCTCTTGAGTAACCTCACGTTACAAATAACTACCTAGCAATGTCTATGTTcgtaataataaaaacaatgataaaaaagTGTAACCCAAGAATCTCTTCCGAAATAATCTCCCATACATTATAATATTTGTAGTGTTGTGCCTTTGTAATAATTTTCCAACagcaaaaaatgtaataaacacAATGTAATAATTaggttcataatttttaattatattgtgtgcaatttgttaattaaataataattattaactaTTAAGAATCAACGCTCAAGAGACCCTCTTCTTCGATGTCTTAGCACGGAGAAaaacacacactctctctccctcttcttCCGTACGCGATCTCTTTCACTATCTTCCAATTCCCAATTTTTCACCACACACTACTGCAAATCCTTCTCCATTTTCTCGCATTTTGGGTTTCTAGGTTTTTTTCCCTTTGGGGGGTTCTGAgtgattcagaaaaaaaaatatttttccccctttttttttgcgTACTCAGATTTGAGCTGAATATCACAGTGTGGGGTTGAACTCAGATTCACGGTGTGGAACAATTCGAAGTAAGTTTCTACCTTTATTGCATTTTTGGGTTTGTTCTAATTTCAGTGAACGATGGTCAAGTCGGTTTGATTTGGCTGTTTTTTTTAGTGTTCAGTGTTCTGTGTTGGTGGATGAGTGGATCTGTGTTTTGATGTGATTGTTTTTAACAATGGGGTAGTGGTTTCACTTGGGGTTATGAGAAATTTTGGTGTAGTAAAGGGTGTGAAGTtcaaagtttgatttttttttttctactttttaacTGGGGTTGGGAATCTGGGTATTGGAACACACAAAAAGTAATCTATACATGGAGATTAGTTTGATTGGGAGATGGGTTTCTAATGTTTTGAGTATCTGTGTGCAAATTTTTGtggttttaatattttcatatgcactgtttttcttttatttttttaggttagAACTTTGCAGTTGggatatattaaaatttgtttttggaaGTTGCAAAATAAGGAGTTTGAGCTGATGTGAAATAGTGGATGCTATTGTCTTACTAATGCTTTCAAGTTTTGGGGAGTTTAAGAATCTATATACAAGAGTTGTACAGTAAATGATGTCACATTGCATTAGTTTATGTTGATTGGGATTAAGAAGGTGAGAGGTGTTTACACTTTACTGTACTGCACCTCACTGTAGTAGGTTTTTGGCTTGGGATTCTGGGGCCCAAGGGTTAGCTGATggaattgttgatttttattattcttagtTAATACTAAGTCGTGATGGATTGGGTGTATGATGTTTCTCTTACCGTACTCTGTTTGACCAACTTATTGAAAAAGGTAGATAACTAGTTGTAGCATAAACTAGTGAATTGTTGAATTGTTAGCGTATGCTATTATTGCATCTTTCTGCAATATACCGTTTAGGATGGTATTGTCATAGGCTTACTGGTTAAGAATAGATGCACATGTAGAAAATTTGGATACAGTATATATGCATAAGGTTGTGACAAACATGCATCTTTTATAGCGGTTGAATGTACGTGATGTTCTCTGTTGCAGGGTTTTAGCAGCCATTTTCAGTCTCTAATTTCTGTCTCTGACTCTGAAGTACTGCTTTTGGAATTATTGGATTCTTCATTTGGTGAGGATTTTGGAAGGATCATAGTGCTTATAAACTCCACCTACTAATGTGAAATGATAGACATTTCGAACTATTAACGGGATTTGTTTAAGCAACTTGTTTGCCACATtgcaatatataaaatacaaatatgcCTTCATGGTGGGGGAAATCATCGTCAACCAAGAAGAAAGCAAATAAGGAAAGTTTTATCAATGCATTTCACCGAAAATTTAAAATCCCATCCGAAGGTAAACCAAACAGTAGATCCGGAGGATCTCGTAGACATAGCAATGACTCAATTTCGGAGAAAGGGGCTCAGTCTCCTCCTGAATCAAGATCTCCTTCGCCTTCCAAAGTGGGAAGGTGTCAAAGCTTTGTTGATAGGCCTCATGCCCAGCCACTACCACTTCCTGGCCTGCACCCATCAAATATAAGCCGAGCAGATTCTGAAATTAGTATACCATCATCTAGAGCAAGACATGAAAAGGGCTCCAAACCATCATTGTTTCTTCCACTACCAAAACCGGTGTGCATCCGTGGTAGGTTGAACCCTGCTGATTTGGATGGAGATTTGGTCACTGCTTCAGTCTCTAGTGAGAGCTCTGCTGATAGTGATGAACCAGTGGACTCTCGCAATCGTAGTCCTTTGGCAACTGACTGTGAAACTGGGACTAGAACTGCTGCAGGCAGTCCCTCCAGGTATACTCTACAAGAATTCATGATAATGTGCTTCAGGATTGCATATTTTGTTGCATATGCATGCCTAGGTTAAGTGTTGTTAGAGAATAGAGATGTAATTGTGTATATAAAACCATTAGTGTGCCTTCACCTAAAAGCTTAAGCTTTTAGGATAGTTGGTTCCTGGCATGGTATCAAAGCCTCTCAGTTCAATATTTGCTGTTCCCATTCTTTAAAAAGTAGAATTTCAGCACATGGTAGGTGGACCAGTGCATTATCCACATCATGGGCTCTTATCCAAGGGTGTGTATTAGAGATATAATGTGAAATCATTCATGTATCTTCACCTAAATTTTAAGCTTTTGAGATAGTTGGTTCGTGACATTTATGATTACTTGCAAATAATTTACTTTACTCATTTTGGATGTTGGCCTTTTCATGAAGCTTGATGGTCAAGGATCAATCAACTACTGTTTCCCAAATAAACTCAAGGGAAGCTAAAAAACCGGCAAACATTCTTGGTAATCATACGTCTTCTACTTCACCAAAACGTAGGCCCTTAAGCAACCATGTTACGAATCTGCAGATTCCTCCTCATGGTGCCTTCTGCAGTGCACCTGAcagttcaagatcaagtccatCAAGAAGTCCATTGAGATCATTTGGCACAGAACAGGTGTTGAACTCTGCTTTTTGGGCCGGAAAGCCATATCCAGAGGTCAATTTTGGTGGATCTGGCCACTGCTCAAGTCCTGGTTCTGGTCACAATTCTGGGCATAATTCAATGGGAGGGGACATGTCAGGGCAGTTATTTTGGCAACCTAGCAGGGGTAGCCCAGAGTATTCCCCCGTACCTAGTCCCAGAATGACTAGCCCAGGTCCAAGCTCTAGAATTCAGAGTGGAGCTGTTACACCTATTCATCCAAGAGCTGGGGGAACACCCAATGAATCACAAACAGGAAGGGTTGATGATGTAAAACCACAGAGTCATCGTTTACCCCTTCCTCCCTTAGCAGTTACCAATACTTTGCCTTTCTCTCATTCAAATTCTGCAGCAACTTCTCCATCTATGCCAAGAAGTCCTGGAAGAGCAGATAATCCAATTAGCCCTGGATCACGTTGGAAAAAAGGAAAGCTGCTTGGCAGAGGCACATTTGGACATGTCTATGTTGGCTTTAATAAGTATGTGCTTGTGACCAAAAGTTCTTGATTATATTATGAAGAAatcttttttatacttttaaatccATTAGTTTATACATCTTATAAATTGTTTGGTTAAAATGTTGTCCTGTGTAGGGAAAGTGGTGAAATGTGTGCTATGAAAGAGGTAACTCTGTTTTCAGATGATGCCAAATCTAAAGAAAGTGCTAAGCAATTAATGCAGGTAAATTGATTTCCTTTTTGacctttgaaattttttgtggggCTGAATAATCCTCATTCTTTGTGCAAAATGCTAGTATCTATTTCTGTTTCAAATTTAGTGTAGCTTTCAAATCTAACTCCTAGATTCTGGCAGGAAATTACCTTGTTGAGCCGGTTACGACATCCAAATATAGTGCAGTATTATGGTTCCGAAACAGTAAGCTCTCCATTTCCTGtttctttctcattctcatGTTTTTATTAGCTGTTTGTGAGTGATCAtgatttattttgggatttaTCTGCAGACTGCCAATTTCTAATGCTTGCATGATCAAATAGTTACAAGATTATTAGTTGCTGGTGGTTTACATTTTTTCTTGTCATCACTCATCATAATATTAGAAACTTGTTTACAGTATTTTTCTTCAGTCTACTTATAGAAACTGCTGAATCATCCCTTAAACAGGTAGGCGACAAGCTTTACATATATCTGGAGTATGTTGCTGGAGGCTCCATATATAAACTTCTTCAAGAATATGGACAATTTGGTGAACTAGCTATTCGTAGTTTTACTCAACAAATTTTGTCAGGACTTGCTTATTTACATGCTAAAAATACTGTCCACAGGTAAACAGAGTCACTTGTTCATTTTTAAAACCTTAAATTTTACTGCTGCCtcataatgattaattttttatactccAGAGTCCTGATATATATCTATCACTTACATTGCATTTCTTGTAAAGGGACATCAAAGGAGCAAATATACTGGTAGATACTAATGGCCGGGTTAAGTTGGCAGACTTTGGCATGGCAAAGCATGTAAGCTTGGAGATAAAAGTTTGCTTTTATGCTAATTGTAGGATATGAAAATTGGTTTCTGTTGCTTAGTGAAATTATGAATAAAGGTTTGAAAATAACTAATTCACAGACTCAAGGGAGTTGCTATTTCCAATTCAGTGGGGTTTATTCATGTTCCTTTCTCAtttttctccttcctttttggAGGATATCTTTCATGTCCCAACTCAACCAGTTTATCATGTATGACTTCAATTCGAAAAAAGATCACCATGAATCCAAAAGACAAATGGCGACATTAGGTTCTTTTGGTTTTATTGAGTTCATGAGATATTGTTTTCCTGCATAACTGCCATTTGATATTGCATCTGGTATAAATAATCGTAAGGTTGCATGATCTATCCTGTTTCCCCAAATATTAATTTGCATATTTTGCAGATAACAGGGCAATCATGTCCATTATCATTCAAGGGAAGCCCCTATTGGATGGCTCCTGAGGTTGTAATATTTTCTCTGTTACTTTCAGTTCTTTATAGATTCAATTACATATTGGTTTTGTGACTTGATAGCTTTGCATTCTGATTTTTCAGGTTATAAAAAACTCTAATGGTTGCAACCTAGCTGTTGATATATGGAGCCTTGGATGCACAGTTTTGGAAATGGCTACAACTAAACCTCCTTGGAGTCAGTATGAAGGGGTTCgtaaattatatcaatatattGGAATTTGAAACTTGtagttagttttttcttttttcctattatttATGTGGTTTGTTCTTTTCATTTATAAAGTGCTGATGCTATTTCTTGTATTAATTTATGCCCTGACTTGATGTATTATTGTCTTTGCATGTTAACAGGTTGCTGCCATGTTCAAGATTGGTAATAGCAAGGAACTCCCAACAATCCCAGATCATCTCTCTTGTGAAGGAAAGGATTTTGTTAGGAAATGCCTACAACGTAATCCACACAATCGCCCTTCAGCCAGTGAATTATTGGACCACCCTTTTGTAAAATATGCTGCACCTTTAGAAAGACCTATTCTGGGTCCTGAGTCTCCTTCAGACCCAGCAGTATCAGGGATCACACAAGGAGCTACAACTTCGGTGGGGAAGTTATTTCAAacataaatcttataaaaagttGTGTCTATTTCTATATTCTTAGTGTGAAGTGGGATAGCCTGTTTGTCTTGCATTGCATATCATGCTTTTATGTCAAATATTCGCACTCCCTCATGGCCTTATTCATCCTGCAAATGATAGGAATAAATTAGGAAGCCATCTGCTCTGGTACATGAAAATGTCATGAGAATTTTgtgcaattcatgcattcaAATTCCTTTTGATTGATGAACCATTTTTCTGGCTATGTATTTTGTATAGACTACAGCATTAGAATCCGTTCTCTTGGAAAGACAAACTATTGAATCTATTGGAGACCATAATATTGGGGAACAAAGGCATGATATTTATTCTCATCCCTTGTCCATATATGTTGCCATAgaaatttttacatatttttcttaGGCAGCATGAAGGATGCAGACGGAATGGGAAAGGACACTAGCTTGAGCCAGATACAATGTTGAGGGATTTAGAACAGATGAAAGGTTCTCTAGGTTTAGAACCCCCTCAGCTCTGAAATCCACTGGATTACAAAgaaatttctaatatttatcgatgaaaaataatttctaaaccATTTTACAGATAATGGCCTTTATATAGACATGATACAACTTGATTGACTCTTCTAGGACTTCCCTATTCATATTGTAATTTACCATAATAATTACCTTTATTTTCTGAAATAAGTTTTCataaaatccaaaaaacaaATTCCTAGAAAAAATACTGAAATATTCAAAGTGAAACATcactaaaatataattgaccTTTGTCCTGCATCGATGAATTTTCTGTTTTGATATCATGACTGGCTGTATAAAACTGatctttgaagtttttttttttttccagtatCTTTCAATTCTAAGATACTGGAAAATTTTGCCTGCATAATGGAATGATCTTtgaagttatttttcttttattgtttctcCTCTACCCTCTTGTAATTATTATGGAAATTTAATTCATCTGTGATAAATTTCCAGGGCATTGGACAAGGAAGGAATCCATCTAAGTTGGATTCAGATCGACtttctcttcattcttctaGGTTTTTGAAAACTAATCCTCATGCAAGgtctgtttctttttttctttctctttctctctctctcacacacacacacacaaggtTGCTGACACTGCCAATGGAGGTctgaaattaattcatttttctccaGTGAAATCCATATTCCAAGGAATATATCTTGCCCTGTCTCACCCATTGGAAGCCCACTTTTGAGGCCAAGATCGCCACAACACATGAATGGGCGAATGTCTCCCTCCCCTATATCTAGCCCTCGGACTGCTTCTGGTGCATCCACACCTCTCAATGGTGGTAGTGGTGCCATTCCATTTAGTAATCACTTAGTTTACATTCAAGAGGGTCTTGGAAGCTTGCCAAAGTCTTCAAATGGTGTCTACGTTAGTGTCCCTGCTGCTCATCATGACTTGAATATTGACATTTTTCGAGGAATGCAACAGACATCTCACATTACATCAGAACTGGTTCCAAGTGAAAGTGATGTTTTGGGGAAGCAGTTTGCACGGTCTCCTCATAATGAGCCGTATGATGTTCAATCAGTCTTGGCTGACCGTGTTTGCCGGCAGCTGCTGGGGGATAATGTGAAAATTAACCCATCCCTTGATCTAAGTCCCAACTCTTTGCTCAGCCGGGCTAATGGTTTATGACATGGAGCATTTTCCTTGGCCCACTTTTTGAGCAAGTCTTCGATGTTCGTCAGAATGATCCATTTATTGTTCTATTTGCTGAGGAAGTAATTGTAAAATAAGGAGCCAAAGCATAGGAGAATCAATGTAATAAATTTTGATCTAAGAATATAGGAGCTGGGGCATATAATTCCATTTTGCATGGCTTCAGGCTCAGGCTAGTGGAGTTCAgaacctttcattggaagtgccAAACTAAGCCTTAGGATGAAACTTCCTGACATTTGATTTGTCTATATCAACTGAAGGCTGCAAAAAGAGGAGCTTATGTTTGTATGTAGAATTTTCAAGATGCTGGCAGCATCAGTGCATGATGAGTAGGGAGCTTGGATTTCTCTCTGGTGCCTAAGATATGAGAAATGGTAGGATTAATGTTAATATTAACTCAAGGAATGAGTTTTTCTAATCATATGTATGCAGTTCCTTCAGTTAAAGAATTCATGCAATGacaactgtatcttttagaacATCATATAGatgccaaaacaaaaaatgaaattggtACAAAATTTAGTTTCTAGACTATTTTTTGGGAGGTGATATTGCTGTACAGAATATGGGAGACTGTATTGTGATTCTGCTTTTATTGATGGGAAGCTAAGGATTTGTGGAACCTATACATCTCTTGATTGCATGCTCAGATGTATTCTGTCATTATATACCCCTTCTACTGGATTTATTTTGTA
It contains:
- the LOC100819762 gene encoding mitogen-activated protein kinase kinase kinase YODA; translated protein: MPSWWGKSSSTKKKANKESFINAFHRKFKIPSEGKPNSRSGGSRRHSNDSISEKGAQSPPESRSPSPSKVGRCQSFVDRPHAQPLPLPGLHPSNISRADSEISIPSSRARHEKGSKPSLFLPLPKPVCIRGRLNPADLDGDLVTASVSSESSADSDEPVDSRNRSPLATDCETGTRTAAGSPSSLMVKDQSTTVSQINSREAKKPANILGNHTSSTSPKRRPLSNHVTNLQIPPHGAFCSAPDSSRSSPSRSPLRSFGTEQVLNSAFWAGKPYPEVNFGGSGHCSSPGSGHNSGHNSMGGDMSGQLFWQPSRGSPEYSPVPSPRMTSPGPSSRIQSGAVTPIHPRAGGTPNESQTGRVDDVKPQSHRLPLPPLAVTNTLPFSHSNSAATSPSMPRSPGRADNPISPGSRWKKGKLLGRGTFGHVYVGFNKESGEMCAMKEVTLFSDDAKSKESAKQLMQEITLLSRLRHPNIVQYYGSETVGDKLYIYLEYVAGGSIYKLLQEYGQFGELAIRSFTQQILSGLAYLHAKNTVHRDIKGANILVDTNGRVKLADFGMAKHITGQSCPLSFKGSPYWMAPEVIKNSNGCNLAVDIWSLGCTVLEMATTKPPWSQYEGVAAMFKIGNSKELPTIPDHLSCEGKDFVRKCLQRNPHNRPSASELLDHPFVKYAAPLERPILGPESPSDPAVSGITQGATTSGIGQGRNPSKLDSDRLSLHSSRFLKTNPHASEIHIPRNISCPVSPIGSPLLRPRSPQHMNGRMSPSPISSPRTASGASTPLNGGSGAIPFSNHLVYIQEGLGSLPKSSNGVYVSVPAAHHDLNIDIFRGMQQTSHITSELVPSESDVLGKQFARSPHNEPYDVQSVLADRVCRQLLGDNVKINPSLDLSPNSLLSRANGL